TAGAGACTAGCTACACTGCACAGTTTCTAAAAAAAGAATTACATTAGCAACCTATAGAAATAAATTAAACTAAAAAGAGAAAATATATGTCGTCAGCGTTAAATTTAAATGAAGAACGAAAAATAATTGAAAAATTTCAACATAAAACTTGGAATGAAATAAAAACCAATGATACTTGGGCCATTTTTAAAATAATGGCTGAATTTGTGAATGGTTACGAAAAGATGAGTAAAATTGGACCGTGTGTTAGTATTTTTGGTTCAGCAAGGACAAAACCTGATCAAAAATATTATAAATTAGCTGAAAACATTGCGTATGAATTAACACAAAATGGTTTTGGTGTTATTACAGGTGGTGGCCCTGGTATTATGGAAGCAGGTAATAAAGGAGCTCATAGAGGCGAAGGTGCTTCGGTTGGACTGAACATTGATTTACCTTTTGAACAACATGACAATCCCTATATAGATCATGATAAAAATGTAATGTTTGATTACTTTTTTGTTCGTAAAGTAATGTTTGTCAAATATGCTCAAGGGTTTGTAGTAATGCCTGGTGGATTTGGTACATTAGATGAACTTTTTGAAGCTGTAACATTAATTCAAACTAAAAAGATTGGAAAATTTCCAATTATTTTAGTGGGCTCTGAATTTTGGAACGGTATTTTTGATTGGGTAAAGGAAGTTTTAATTGGACAATTCGGAAATGCAAGTGCTGAAGATATGGATTTGATTCAAATTGTAGATACTGAAAAAGAAGTTGTTGATATACTAAATAACTTTTATAAAAAATATAGTTTGAGTCCTAATTTCTAATATAAACATCCTTTTTATTGAGGTAATATTAATTTAAAAAACTGATAAGAAATATACGTAGCACAATTTTAACATTAAAATAATGAAACTAAAACTAGTCATCTTAATAATGATTCTTTTGACTTCTGTAATGGAAGCTCAAAACATTATTAAGACTATGTTTTATAACTTATTAGAATTTCCGGAAGCACCTCCGACAAATAGACCAACTATTTTAAAGGCTATTTTAGATGATTATCAACCGGACTTATTTATGGTTTGTGAATTGCAATCAGAAGAAGGTGCTAATACCATTTTAGGTACTTCGTTACAAACTATTGATAATAGATATGCTAAAGCTGCTTTTGTTTCTAATCAATCAAATTTGACAACGGATTTGCAGCAACTGGTTTTCTTTAATAAAAAGAAATTAATTTTAGTTAGTCAAGATTTAATTACAACTGGCATTAGAGATATTAATCA
The nucleotide sequence above comes from Aureibaculum algae. Encoded proteins:
- a CDS encoding LOG family protein; protein product: MSSALNLNEERKIIEKFQHKTWNEIKTNDTWAIFKIMAEFVNGYEKMSKIGPCVSIFGSARTKPDQKYYKLAENIAYELTQNGFGVITGGGPGIMEAGNKGAHRGEGASVGLNIDLPFEQHDNPYIDHDKNVMFDYFFVRKVMFVKYAQGFVVMPGGFGTLDELFEAVTLIQTKKIGKFPIILVGSEFWNGIFDWVKEVLIGQFGNASAEDMDLIQIVDTEKEVVDILNNFYKKYSLSPNF